TCGGGCAGTACCTCGCTGCAGACGAATTCGATGTAGTCGTCGGGGCGGCCGGCGTATTCGGGTGGCAGCGCATGGGCACCCAGGAAGGTGGTGCGCACCGTGACGGGCAGCGCATCCCCCAACGCGCGCGCGGCGCGCAGCATGGCCAGCTCCGTGTCGCGATCCAGTCCATAGCCTGACTTGATTTCCACCGTGGTGACGCCTTCGCGCAGCAGCGCGCGCAGACGCGGCAGCGCCTGCGCGACCAGCCCCGCCTGTGCCGCCTCGCGCGTGGCCCGGACGGTGGACACGATGCCGCCGCCCGCGCGCGCGATGTCCTCGTAGGAAGCCCCGTTCAGGCGCATCTCGAACTCCGTGGCGCGCGATCCGGCGTAGACCAGATGGGTATGGCAGTCGATCAGCCCGGGCATGACCCAGGCACCCTCGGCGTCGATCACCCGGGCCGGCCGCCCTCGGCCGTCGCACGAGGCAGCGTCAGGCGCTTGCGCCGCCCGGCCTATCCAGACGATGCGGCCGCCCCGCACCGCAATCGCATCCGCGTCGTCGGCAACGCCGTACGGCGTGCCCGCGGCGGGATCGAAGGTGGCGATCCGGGCGTTCACGATCAGGGCATCGGCGTCCCGCAATTCATCGTCCATGGCAGCGCGTCCATCCGTTGGCGTTCGGGTTCGTACCCGGGTTTTCCATAGCCGCATCGTACTTGCCTATACTTGTATATTCAAGCTAGAGTTTGCCCCATGTTCCCTCTGCCCGCCATGCGGGTTTCACCAGGACACCATGCCCACCGCTGCCCGCGAATTGCCGCTTCCTCCCTACGCCAGGATCAAGCAACACATCGTCGACCAGATCGAGGCCGGCCACTGGACGGTGAACGACCAGGTCCCGTCGGAAAACCAGCTGGCCGCGCAGTTCGACGTATCGCGCATGACGGCGCGCCGCGCGATCCTGGAGCTGGCCCAGGACGGCATCCTGGTGCGCAGCCAGGGGCTGGGCACCTTCGTGGCGGAACAGAAGCCCGCCCTGCCGGTCCTGGAAGTCCGCAACATCGCAGAGGAAATCGCCCAGCGCGGCCACCGCTACTCGAACCGCGTGCTGCAGCTCGAACGCATCACCGCGCCGGAAGGCATCGCCACCGCGCTGGCCCTGTCGATCGACAAGTCGGTCTATCACTCCTTGATCCTGCACCTGGACAACGACGTGCCGGTGCAGCTGGAAGACCGCTACGTCAACCCGCGCGTGGCGCCGGACTACATCGAACAGGACTTCAGCCGCGAAACCCCGAATGCCTACCTGAGCCGCGTCGCCCCGCTGACGGCCGTCGAACACACCATCGAAGCGATCCTGCCCGATGCGCGCGTGGCGGGCTGGCTCGAACTGAAAACCCCGCAGGCCTGCCTGCAGGTGCTGCGCCGCACCTGGTCCGGCGAGGATGTCGTTACCTTCGCCCGCCTGATCCATCCCGGGGACCGCTACCGCCTGACGGGACACGCCGTCATGTCCACGCGCCCCGCCCCCGCCAAGATTCCCGGAGACCAAGCATCATGACCTCGACCCCCACCTCCCGCCTGGACCCGTCGCGTTCGATCCGCGCGCCGCGCGGCACCGCGCTGACCTGCAAGAACTGGCTGATCGAAGCCGCCTACCGCATGATCCAGAACAATCTGGACGCGGAAGTCGCCGAACACCCGGAGCAATTGGTGGTGTATGGCGGCATCGGCCGCGCCGCGCGCGACTGGCCCTCTTACGATCGGATCCTGGAAGTCCTGCGCCGCCTGCAGCCGGACGAGACGCTGCTGATCCAGTCCGGCAAGCCGGTCGGCGTCTTCAGGA
Above is a genomic segment from Bordetella genomosp. 11 containing:
- the hutI gene encoding imidazolonepropionase; its protein translation is MDDELRDADALIVNARIATFDPAAGTPYGVADDADAIAVRGGRIVWIGRAAQAPDAASCDGRGRPARVIDAEGAWVMPGLIDCHTHLVYAGSRATEFEMRLNGASYEDIARAGGGIVSTVRATREAAQAGLVAQALPRLRALLREGVTTVEIKSGYGLDRDTELAMLRAARALGDALPVTVRTTFLGAHALPPEYAGRPDDYIEFVCSEVLPEAARQGLADAVDVFHESIGFDAAQAERVYRAAAALGLPVKVHAEQLNLCGAAALGARYRALSADHLEHLDEAGARAMAAAGTVAVLLPGAFYFLRDTRVPPVDLLRRHGVPIAVATDCNPGTSPFASLLLMLNMACTLFRLTPAEALNGVTHAAARALGLQDEAGSLAPGKWADLVFWQVPALAELCYSHGMHLPARILRRGVEVNPPAYGRS
- the hutC gene encoding histidine utilization repressor; its protein translation is MPTAARELPLPPYARIKQHIVDQIEAGHWTVNDQVPSENQLAAQFDVSRMTARRAILELAQDGILVRSQGLGTFVAEQKPALPVLEVRNIAEEIAQRGHRYSNRVLQLERITAPEGIATALALSIDKSVYHSLILHLDNDVPVQLEDRYVNPRVAPDYIEQDFSRETPNAYLSRVAPLTAVEHTIEAILPDARVAGWLELKTPQACLQVLRRTWSGEDVVTFARLIHPGDRYRLTGHAVMSTRPAPAKIPGDQAS